CGGTTCGGAGGATGTCGACGGCATCACGCGCGTCACGGGATACTTCACGCGCACTTCGTCGTGGAACGCCGGAAAACGCGGCGAACTTAAAGACCGCGCGCGCCGTCCTGTCGAAATGCCCGCGTAAGAGATGGAAAAGACAGCGGATACGAGGGCGGGGGGATATCTCCCCGCCTCTTTTTTAGACTGGGAGGGCCATGTCGCGGCGGTGATCTTCACCTGCGGCTGCAACTTCCGCTGCCCCTGGTGCCATAACGGAGAACTGGTGACGGCGCGCGCCGGCGAGCTGTCTATTGAAAAGATAATCTTCGACATAAAGCGGCGCGCGAAATTCCTTGACGGAGTCGTCATAAGCGGTGGAGAGCCGACGCTGTGGCCGGGGCTGCGCCCGCTCTTGGAGGAGCTCAAAGCGCTGGGGTTATCCGTCAAACTCGACACTAACGGGACGAACCCGGAGCTGCTGCGTGGCCTTATCCGGGATGGGCTGGTGGAACACGTCGCGATGGATGTCAAAGCGCCGCTTGACGCCGAGTCATACGCGAAGCTCACGGGAGTGCCGGTCGACATCGCGAAGATAACGGAATCTGTCGGGATAATAAAGGAGTCCGCCGCCTCATATGAGTTCCGCACGACCTTCGTGCCGGCGCTCCACGGTCCCGACGACATGCCGGCGATACGCGCCCAGCTCGGCGACGACCGGCATTGGGTGGTGCAGTGTTTTAAGCCGTCGGGATGCCTCGACGGGAAATTCCTTGAAAAAGAGGCTGCCGACCCCGAAAAATTAAAAAAAATATTGCCTGGAGTCAGAATTCGCGGCTGATATTTGATTAATTTTACGATATAATGCATTCAGTGTTCATTTCAACAAAGTCATAAAGAAGAGGTGTAGTGGAATGAAGTTAACCAAGAGTGTGGCAGTGGCTTTTTCATTGGTGCTCGTCATGGCCGGAATGGCGATGGCGGCGGAGACGGTGAAGATAGGAGTATATCTTCCCATTACGGGCGGAAACGCCATCGGCGGCCAGCTTGAACTTGACGGAGTCAAACTCGCTCACCAGCAGTACCCGACTGTGGACGGCAAAAAGATCGAACTTGTCGTCGTCGACAACAAGAGCGACAAGGTCGAATCGGCGAACGCCGTAAAGCGTCTGATCGAGAAGGATAAGGTGAGGGCGATAATCGGAACCTACGGCTCGTCGCTCGCGATGGCCGGCGGCGAAGTGGCGGAGAAGGCCGGAATCCCGATGGTCGGCACCTCCTGCACGAACCCGCTCGTAACGCAGGGCAAGAAGTACGTCTTCCGCGTCTGCTTCATCGACCCCTTCCAGGGCGCCGGCGCCGCGGACTACGCGCTTAAGGAGCTGAAGGCGAAGAGCGCCGCGATGCTCATCGAAGTCACCGAAGACTACAGCGTAGGCCTCGGCAACTTCTTCAAGCAGAACTTCACGAAGAACGGCGGCAAGATCGTCTCCGTGATGAACTACCAGAAGGGCGACCAGGACTTCACGGCTCAGCTGACTGAGATCATCAGCAAGAAGCCCGACGTCCTCTACATCCCCGCCAACTTCGCGGAGGGCGCGATCATCATGCGCCAGGCGCGCGAGCTCGGCGCGAAGTTCAGCATCCTCGGCGGCGACGCGATGGACAACCCCGAGATGGTCAAGATCGGCGGAGATTCGGTCGAGGGCTTCAGCTACACGACATTCGCCTATTCGCCCAACATGGCAGAGAAACTTATGAGCCCCATCCAGAAGCAGTTCACGGCGCAGTGGCGGAAGGCATTCCCCGGCAAAGACCCAGCGGCCCTCACCGGATGCGGCTATGACGCCTACCTGCTCATCTACAACGCGATCAAGAGCGCGAAGAGCACCGATCCCGCGAAGATCACCGCGGCCATCGCCTCAACTAAGGATATGCCCGGCGTAACGGGAACGACGACGATCAACAAGACGCATGACGCCGAGAAGTCTGTCGGCATCATCAAGATCGAAAAGGGCAAGCAGGTCTTCCACGCGATCGTCAACCCTAAATAGACAGTTGATCAGCGGCGCAGGCGCGCGGCCCGCGTCGCGACTTGATTCGGACTGCCGCGTGGTAAACATTTCCGCACGCTTGGCAGCAAAAGATATTATGGCCGCGTCCGCCCTTTAAAGGGCGGACGGCGGCCCTCGCGGTCCCGAATCAAGCCGCTTGGTGGTTTGCGCCTCTGCGCCGCCGCTCTGCTCCGGCTTTTCTGAAATCCAAAATAAAAAATGCCTTTCTGACAACGGGAGGATAAGTAAGAGGGGAAAAACATGACTTCTGACATGATGGTCCAGCATTTCTTCAACGCGCTTATGCTGGGCAGCCTTTACGGCCTTATCGCCATCGGCTATACGATGGTCTACGGCATCCTGCGGCTCATAAATTTCGCCCACGGCGACATCTTTATGATCAGCACCTATTTCGTCTTTCTTGCCATCACTGTGATGCATCTGCCGTGGATACCGGCGGTGCTGCTCTCGATCCTCGCCACCGCGGTCTTCGGCGTTATGATCGACCGCGTCGCCTACCAGCCGCTGCGCAACGCCCCGCGCATATCGGCCCTTATATCGGCGATCGGCGTCTCATTTTTCATTGAAAACCTCTGCCTCGTCATCTTCACGGGTGTCCCGAAGCCGATGCCGCGCTTCGAGCCGCTCGTCCGGGTCATGACGCTTGGCAACGTCCGCATTTTGCCGCTCGCCATATTCGTCCCGATAATCTCCTTCGTCCTGGTGGGCGCCCTGCTCTGGATGCTCTACCGCACAAAACCGGGGCTGGCGATGCGCGCGATCTCGCGCGACATAGAGACCACGCGTCTCATGGGCGTCAAGGTGGACCGCATCATCGCGCTGACCTTCGCCATCGGTTCGGCGCTCGCGGCCTGCGCCGGCATCATGTGGGCGCTGCGTTATCCTCAGATACATCCGTTCATGGGAATATTTCCCGGCCTCAAGGCATTTATCGCGGCGGTCCTCGGCGGCATCGGCTCCGTGCAGGGGGCGATGATCGGCGGCCTGCTGCTGGGATTCATGGAGATCATGCTCGTCGCCTTTTTCCCGGCGCTCTCCGGCTACCGCGACGCTTTCGCCTTCGTCCTGCTCATACTGATACTCTTCTACAAACCGACCGGCCTGATGGGTGAGAAGCTGGAGGATAAGATATGATGAAAAATTCGACCAAACTTACGCTCAACGTCATCTGCCTCGGACTCCTCGCCCTCTTCCTCTGGTGGGCGCAGGACAGCCTCGACGGCTACAAGATCCAGGTGCTGAACCTGATCGCCGTCAACGCGATCCTCGCGATCAGCCTCAACCTCATCTACGGCTTTACCGGCATGTTCTCCCTCGCCCACGCGGGCTTCATGGCGATCGGCGCCTACGTGACGGCGATCCTCATCCTGCCGGCGGCGCAGAAGGAGATGATGTACATCCTCGAACCGATGATGTGGCCCTTCTCCGTGATGCACGCCCCCTTCTTCATCGCCGTCGTCGCCGGCGGACTCGTCGCGGCCCTCGTCGGCCTGCTGATGGCGCTTCCCTGTCTCAAGCTCGGCGGCGACTATCTCGGCATCGCGACGCTCGGCTTCGGCGAGATAATCCGCGTCCTCTTCACGAACATGACGCCGGTCACAAACGGCGCGCTGGGGCTGAAAGGCATCCCGGCCTACGCCAACCTCGGCTGGAACTATTTCTGGTGCGTACTGACCTTTTATGTGATCGTCAAGCTGCTGTCGAGCAACTTCGGCAACACCCTGCGCGCCGTGCGCGACGACGAGGTCGCGGCGAAGGCGATGGGCATAAATACCTTCCGCACCAAGACGATATCCTTTGTCATCGGCGCTTTCTTCGCCGGTGTCGGCGGCGCTCTGATGGGCAGCCTCATCACCACGATAGACCCGAAGATGTTCAACTTCCAGCTCACCTTCAACATCCTGATGTTCGTCGTCGTCGGCGGCCTCGGCTCGATAACCGGCTCGCTCATAGGCACGGTGGTCATCACCGTGCTGCTTGAGTGGCTGCGTTTCGTCGAGGACTCAATAACGATCTTCTCGTGGGAGTTTGCGGGGGTCCCCGGTATGCGAATGCTGATCTTCTCGCTGCTTTTGCTCTTCATCATCCTCTACCGCCGCGAGGGAATAATCGGAGGCTACGAATTCAGCTGGGACAGCGCCGCGCGCTTAGCGAAGCGTATCTTCCGGGGAAAGGGGGCGCGCGCCAATGGCTGATACGATACTGAAGACTGAGGACGTCATGATAAAATTCGGCGGCCTCACCGCCGTCAGCGGCTTCACCATAGAGGTCGAGCGCGGCTCGATAACGAGCCTCATCGGTCCGAACGGCGCGGGAAAGACCACCTGCTTCAATATAATCACCGGTTTTTACAAGCCGACGTCGGGGCGCGTCATCTTTGACGGCTGCGACATCACGCCGCTGGAGCCGCACATCGTCTGCAAGAGCGGCGTCGCGCGCACCTTTCAGAACATCCGCCTCTTTACCGGCGGCACCGTGCTGCAAAACGTCATGACCGCCTGCTGGGTGCGCCAGCGGGCTCCGTGGTGGAGCGCGCCGCTCTATCTGCCGCTCTTCCTCCGCGAAGAGCGCGAGATACGCGGGCGTTCGATGGAGCTGCTCGAGGCGGTGGGGCTGGACAAGCTCGCGGGCGAGGTCGCCACGGGACTGCCCTACGGCGCGCAGCGTCGTCTGGAGATAGCGCGCGCCCTCGCGACGAACCCGAAGCTGCTGCTCCTCGACGAACCTGCCGCGGGCATGAACCCGCAGGAAAGCCAGGATCTGATGGACTTTATCAGAAGCATCCGCGATAAATTCGACGTTACGATATTGATGATCGAGCACGACATGAAGGTCGTCATGGGCGTCTCCGAATGGATACGCGTGCTTGACTACGGACAGCTCATCGCCGAGGGCACTCCGGCGGATATCCGCTCAAACCCGAAGGTCATCGAGGCATATCTCGGCAAAGACGCGGCCCGCGCCGGAGAAAGCCCCGCCCGCAGGGCGGCCTCCGGCGGGCGTCCGTGCGAGGGGGAGGAATCTGACCATGCTTAAGGTCGAAAATCTTTCGGTAAATTACGGCGGCATACAGGCGCTGCGCGGAATATCCCTTGACGTGCCGATCGGGAAAATAGTCACCCTTATCGGCGCGAACGGCGCGGGCAAGAGCAGCACGCTGCGCGCGATCGCCGGCCTTGTGAGAAACAAGAGCGGCAGCGTCACCTGGAAAGAAAAACACCTGATGGGACTCCAGCCGGAGCACGTCCTCGAGCGCGGCATCGCCCTCTGCCCCGAGGGACGCCGGATATTCCCGCACCTCACGGTGCTTGAGAACCTCAAGCTCGGCGGCTACAGCTGCAAGAATAAAGACGAGGAAGCTGCGGGCATAGAACGCGCCTTCACGCTCTTCCCGCGCCTGCGCGAACGCTCATGGCAGAAGGGAGGCACCCTCTCCGGCGGCGAACAGCAGATGCTGGCCGTCGGGCGCGCGCTGATGAGCGACCCGGAACTGATAATGTTCGACGAACCGTCGATGGGACTCGCGCCGATCCTTGTCGAAGAGGTCTTCAACATCATCGAACAGATAAACAAGGAGGGCAAAACGGTCCTGCTCGTCGAGCAAAACGCCTTTGCCGCGCTCAAGATCGCCGATTACGCCTACGTTCTGGAAGTCGGCGAGATCACCCTTCAGGGGCCGGGAGATGAACTCCTGAGAGATCCGCGCGTCGTCAGCGCCTACCTCGGAGGGTAAAAAAACGGATAATTTTTTATGAAACGAGCCTCCGCCATCGTCAGGCGGAGGCTCATTTGCAATATATGCCGCCGCAGGGCGAAATCAGCCGGCGCGGGCTATCCTACCAGAGGGCGATCCTCTTCTCCGGCGCGAGGTACATGCCGTCCCCGGGCTTCACATCGAAGGCGGCGTAGAATTCCGGCATCTGCTGGACGTTTACATTCGTGCGCAGATAAGAAAGCGGGTGGATGTCCATTTTTAGATAGTATTCCTCCGCCTCCTTGGTCTTGCGGCTACGCCACAGCCGGGCGTAGGCCTTGAAAAATTTCGCGAAATCGAATCCCGGCACTTCGCGGCCGATCGCCGTCACGCAAGAGATGCCGCCGAGGTCGGCGATCGCCTCGCTGATCACCAGTTCGCCGTCGGCCTTCACGCCGGGCAGCACCTCGATCGTCGAGAAGTAGTCGCTGATTTTCTTTGCGCGTTCGTCAAAGGCTTCGCGGTCCGCCTCCGTCCACCAATTGACGAAGTTGCCCTTCTCATCGTACTGCGAGCCGTTTGTGTCGAAGGCGTGCGTTATCTCGTGCCCGATCACCATGCCGATAGCTCCGAGCAATTCCTCCTCGCCTCCGGCGGGCGAATAGAAGACGCCGCCAAGAATGCCGGCGGGGATGTTGATCGAGTTGTCAGAGCCTGAATAGTAGGCGTTGACCGTTTGCGGCGTGACGTCCCACTTGCTCCTGTCCACCTTCGTGTTCACCAGCTTGATGTCGCGCAGGCGCTTGAAGTCGGCAATGGCGGCGACGGCTTCCACGAGATTGCCGCCCTCTTTCGTATCCTTAAAGTCCAACGCTGAAAAATCCTCCCACTTGTCAGGGTGGGAGACGCGCACCGTAAGATTGTCGAGCTTGATCACAGCCTTGTTTCGCGTGCTCTCCGTCAGCCAGCTCTCGCCGTGCAGCATGTTCCGGTAGTACCCGACCACCTTCGCAATAAACCCTTCTATCCGGGCCTTCGTCTTGGGGTCGGCGTATCTTTCTGCGTATAACCTGCCGAGCGGTTCTCCGAGATAGGCCGAAACCATTCCGTAGGCGTACTTTTCGTCGGGGACCGCGCCGCTGCTGCCCATTATGGCGTTTCCGCGTTCCACGGACCAGCCGCGCGTCTCGCGGTCCAGCAGGTTTGCTGTTGAAAACAGCGTACTGATGATGAGGTAGCTCTTTATATCCTCAAGATTCTCCGGGCGGTAGAGGTCGTTCAGGGAAGCTAGCCATTTCGGCTGCATGAGGACGAACTCGCGGCTGCCGCCGGAGCCCAGCGAATCGACCGCCGCGGTGAGCGGGAACCTTGTCGAAGCCTTGGCGAGCTCTTCCTTCGTGCGCACGTTGTAGAGGGCGGCCTGCGCCGCGGGCGAATAGAGCTCCTTCCGCCCCATCGCCTGCGCGGCCAGCTTTTTTTCGACGCGGAAGAGGCCGTCGTTCATCGCCTCGGCGCGGGCCTTGTCGTAGCCGGCCTTTTGCAGCAGCTTGACGATAAAAATATCGTTCGCCGCTTTGCGGCGTTTGGCCGAATCGCTGAGCTCCTTCGCGCGGTACTCGTCGGCATCCATCAGCAGCAGCCCCGTCGGGGCGATCGCCACCGTATTATTAGTAGCGTCTTTGTTGTCGGGCGTTACGCAGATGTCGAAGAGTACGGAGCCGAAGTGGGGATCGCGGACGTCGGTCAGGTAGGAAGTCAGCCCGTCCAGGTCACGGATCGCCTCGATGCGTTTGATATACGGCAGCACCGGCTCCATCCCGAGGCGGCCGCGGCTCTTCCAGTCGCGCAGCATGCCGTGGAACTTCTGCACCAGCGCCGCCTCGTGGCTTTTCAGAGAACGGTCCCTTAGCAGTTTCTTTCCCTGCGTCTCCACCTCGTCCTCTCTCTCTGAAAAGGAGCCGACGAGCATTTCTCCCTTTTGTATCTTAGCCGTTGAGAGCCATTCGTAGTTCACCGCGCGGTGAAAGTCGTCGCGGTATGAGGGCGCCTTAGCGCCGGCGGGGAAATCGGCGATGTCCGAATTGACCCATGCCGCCTCCGCGCTGCCGGCAACGCAAAAAAACGCGGCTGCAAACAGCAGTGCGCACTTAAACGCGCCGGTCCATGATTTGATCATTTATCCTACCTCCATCGTGCCTACTCTCACCATCCGCGCCGCCGACAACAGGCGCGATTCACGGAGAGGCTGCCGATATTGTAGCATAACTGCAAATACGGACCGGCGTGTCCTTCTATGGATATAACCCATGCCTTTTCACGAAAGATAATGTCATTCCTCTGACGGCATGGGTTATTTTGTTTGGTATAGATATATTGCGTTGTTCTTTAAACTTTTTCTCCGGCTGTTTTTACAGGAATTTATCCCTGACCTCTTTAAGCAGGACGCCGCCGTCGATGAACTCGTAGGCCTTGCGGATGTCGGGCGAGAGCGGCCGGTCGCTTTCGTAGAGTTTGAGTTCTTTACGGAACTCGCTGAAGGCGATTTTCGTGCCTCTGCCCAGCTCAAGCTCCTGCCCGCGCTTGCGCAGCTCCACCGCCTGGCAGGCGTGCATCATCTCCATGCCGTAGATGTACTTCATGTTGTCGATCGCTTTTCTCAGCTTTTGTACGACGAGCGGCGTGTTGTTGGCGTGGTCCTCGATCGCGCCCGCCAGCGCCATGTAGTCCACGGAGCAGGGGTTGGAGAGCAGACGGATCTCTGTGTCCATCATCGTGAAGGTCTTCTGGATGGTGCCGAAGCAGTGCGAGGCCCCGCCGTCATGGCTGAGGAAGCGCGGCAGTCCGGTAAGTTCGGGATTCGCGAGCTTGATCATGCGGTAGCAGGAGGCGCGCGATACGTGCGAGAGGACGATGGCCAGCAGTTCAAAGGCGGTGCTGAGCGAAGTCACCTCGAAGTTGGAGACGGAGATCATGCGCCTTTCCTCCGTGAGGACGCAGGGGTTGTCGTCGGTGCTGTTTATCTGTGTCAGCAGCGCCTCCTCCGCGTAGCGGACCGCGTCGCGCAGCGTGCCGTTTATATGCGCCGCGCCGCGGTAGCAGAGCGGGTCCTGGAGCGGCCGCCGCGGGTCGGGCTGATAGATGTAGCTGCCCTCGAGGTATTTGCGGATGCGTTCCGCGCTGTACTGCTGTCCCCTGTATTTGCGGGCCGCCAGAGCCGATGGGTCAAGCGGCGAGGTGTTTCCGTTCAAGCCTTCGAGCGCGAGGGCGGATACTATCTCGCCCGTGTCCGCGAGGTCTTTCAGCTCTTTGAGCGCCAGCGCCGCCTGCCCCGCGGAGAAGGAGTTGCTGCATACGATCGCCAGTCCGTCCTTCGGCCCGAGCTTTACCGGCTCGAGCCCCGCCAGTTTGTGGGCCTCAGCGGAAGAAATGCGGCGTCCCTTATAGTTGACGTCGCCCTCGCCGATCATCGCGAGCCCGATGTGTGAGAGCAGCGTGATGTCCGCTTCGCCGACGGAGCCCCTTTCGGGGATGACGGGATGGATGCCCGCGTTGAGAAATTCCGCGTAACGGCGCGCGATCGCGGGCTGTATCCCGGTGTTTCCCTGAAGCAGGCAATTCAGCCTGACGGCCATCACCGCGCGCACCTCGGCTTCTGAAGCCTCGGGCGCGATACCCAGAGAATGGGAATAGATGAGTTTGCGGTTGAAGTCGTCTATCTGGTCGGCCTCGATTTTGCGGTCTTTGTTCCAGCCGACGCCCCTGTTGAAGCCGTAGACCGGCGTTTCGTCGCGGGCAAGGTCATAGACGAGCGTTCTTGCCGCTTCGAGTTTTGCCTCGGCCTCGCGGCTTATCTCCGCCCGGGCCCCTTCGACCGCGATCGCCCAGACCTTTTCCACTGTCAGATCGTTGCCTGTGAGTATAATTTCCATTGTAATACGCCTCCGATTTTTATTGTTTTGTTATTTCATTAATAGAGAAGATGTTGTGTCTATGAAGCCGTGCCGGGCGCTCCCGCGCGCCGCGAGATGATTTTTTCAAAGACGTCCGCGGCCGCGCCTCTGATCGCATGGCGCTTGTAGGGCTGCGAGGCGCGCCCCGGGATAGCCTCGTCCACCTCGCGCGCGAGGGCCGCGGCAAGCCGTGCTGATGCCGCCTCGTCGGGATAGTTTCCTGCTATCGCCGTCATCGCCTCTCTCGCAAAGATCGGGGCCTTTGCCAGCGCTCCGAGCGTGACGGTGGGAGAGGCTATCCGCCCGTCCGCGTCAAAATTCGCTGACATGGCGATGCTGAGCCTGGCGATCGTGACCTCCGTGCGCGAGCCCAGTTTGACGAAGGCGCTGGCACTGCCGGCGGGCGGCAGCGGCAGCAAAACGGAGACGATGACCTGGCCGCCGGAGGGCGGGAGCAGTCTGCCTTTTTCTATCATCGAGGCGAAGGGACGTTCCGTGATCTCTCCCGAGGCGTGGGCGACGCGCAGGCTCGCGCCGTAGAGCAGCAGCACGGGAAGCATATCTCCCGCCGGGGAGACGCTGCCGATGTTGCCGCCGATCGTGCCGCGGTTGCGTATCTGTTTTGAGCCGACGTGCGCCGCGGCGTCGGCAAGCGCGGGGAAGTACCGGCGCACCGCCTCCGCGGAAGCTATCTCGCCGAAGGGGACCGCCGCCCCTATCTCCAGCGCGTCTGCTTTTTTTAAGACGGCGCGCATCTCTTTAACGTCGAGCACATTCAGCAGCAAGTCGGGGCGCGCGCGGCCCTCTTTGATGGCGACGACGAGGTCCGTGCCCCCGGCAACGACCTTGCTTTTTTCAGTCATCCTGGGCAGCGCCGCCGTCAATTCCGCGAGGTTTGCGGGAGAGAGCATCTTCGCGGCCTTCATCGCCGTGCCTCCGCTTCCGCCGCATCGAGGACCGCGTCGACGATGGCGCTGTAGTCGCCGCAGCGGCAGATGTTGCCCGCCAGCGCCAGCCGCACCTCCGCCTCCGTGGGGCGCGGGTTTTCCATGAGCAGCGCCGAGGCCGACATCAGCATGCCGGGCGTGCAGTAGCCGCACTGGACGGCACCGTGCTTTATAAACGCCTTTTGCAGCGGCGACGGCTCTCCGTTTTGAGCCAGTCCTTCGACCGTGAGAAGGCTTTTTTTGTTTATCTGCCCCGTGAGGACGAGACAGGCGTGGACCGCTTTTTTGTCGAGAATGACGGTGCAGGCTCCGCATTCGCCCTCGCCGCAGCCCTCCTTCGTCCCTGTCAGCCCCATCTCGTCGCGCAGGAAATCGACGAGCCGTTTTGTGGGATCGACGTTCATCCTGTATTTTTTATGGTTGAGTTCAAAGCTGATCATCATCGGGAACCCCCTCCGTCGTTATCCATTTGACTATCCTCTCTGGCGTCAGCGGCAGCGCCGTTATCTCCTTGCCCAGCGCGTCGCTCACGGCGCTCGCGATGGCGGCGGTCCCCGCGATCGTGCAGACTTCGCCGATCGTCTTCGCGCCGAAGGGCCCCTCGTCGCCGCCCTCTTCGACGAGCACGACCCGTACCCGCGGCATGTCGGCGCTGTTGAGCGTGTGATAGCGGCTCAGCCGGTCGTTTTTTGGATTTCCCGCGGCGTCCACGGCGACGTCCTCGCAGAGAGCGTAGCCCGCGGCCATCTGGATGCCGCCGCGCACCTGGTTTTCCACCATCTGCCGGTTCAGCGCGAAGCCTACGTCGTTGACGGAGAGGAAGTCGGTCACCCTTACCATGCCGGTGAGGGTATCCACCTCCGCCTCCGCGAAGTTCGCGACGAAGGAGCCGGGGTTGGAGACGCCCTTCCATTCCACCGCGTCGTAGAGGGCGACGCCTTTTTCCATCAGCGCCCGGGAGGCGGCCTCGGCGTAACTCATCTTTACCTCCGGGTGTGACGCGGAGATGACGTATTCATCGCGCAGCTCAAGCTCCGTCTCCGGCAGCCCGAGCAGCGAGGCCGCGGCTTTCAGCAGCGAATCCTTCAGGGCGAGGGCGGCGCGCCGCGCGCACTCGCCGGCGATGAAGGTCGTGCGGCTGCCGTATGAGCCGAGGTCGAACTGCGTGTATTTCGTGTCGCCTTCTGTGACATATATCTTGTCGGGAGCGACGGACAATATCTCCGCGGCGATTATCTGCAGCGAGCGCACCGTGCCGCAGCCGACCTCGTGCACCGATGTCTGCAGACAGACGGAGCCGTCCTCGTTCATCTTTATCGTCATCACGGAGAGGTTGCTGGGGCGCGGATAAAAGCCGTTCTGATAGCCGCCGTAGGCGACGCCGATGCCTCGGCGCAGGCGCCCCTTCTCACGGGGGCGCTTCCGACGCTCGTCCCAGGAGAACTCTTTTGCTCCGATCGTCAGGCAGTCTTTTCCGCGGCAGTTGCCGAGGGAGAGGCCGTGCGCGATCTCACTGTCGCCGGGGTCGTAGGTGTTGCGCAGCCGCAGCTCGACGGGGTCGAGCCCCAGCCTGCGCGCGGCGGCGTTGAGGAATATCTCGAGCGGCGTGACCATCTCGGGAGCGCCCCAGCCGCGCATGCCGCCGCCGATCGGCGTGTTCGTATAGATCGCTCGTCCCTTGAAATGGAAGGAGGGAAACTTATAGCTCCTTGTCATTTTTGCCTTCATCGTATCCTCAAGGTTGACCGCGTTTCCCGCGTAAGCTCCGGCATTGGCGTCGTTGAGCACATGGCATTCCGTGATCCGCCCCTCTTTGGTGAAGCCCATTTCGATCGCCGTTTCCAGCGAGGGCCGGCAAGTGGTGGAGACGATGGCCTGCCGCCGGCTCAGATGCAGCCTCACCGGCCGTCCGCTCTGCAGCGCCGCGTAGGCGGCGTGAGGCTCGTATATAAACTCCTGTTTGCCGCCAAAGGAGCCTCCCATCGGCACCTTGACGACCCGCACCATATTGTAGGGGAGGCCGAAGAGGTCGCAGACGACGGTCCTGACGCCGTAAATACCCTGCGTCGGCGTCCATATCGTCAGCTCGCCGTTTCTATAGTCGGCCAGATAAGCGTGGGTTTCCATAGTTATATGGTTCATCTGCTGCGACGAGAGCGACGACCGGCAGCGGCCGCTCTCCGTCAGCCCCGCTTCCGTGCCGCCGCCGCAGGAGAAATCAACATTGCAGAGGATGTTGCCGCCGTCATGTACGGGGCAGGCGTCCGGAGCCGTGCTTTCGCTCATGGAGACCGCCGCCGGCAGGTCTTCGTAATCGATGACGAGCCGGCGCGCTCCCTCTTCCGCCGCCTCCCTGCTCTCGGCGAGGACGCCAGCGACGACGTCGCCGACATAGCGCGCGCGGTCCGTGTAGAGCAGCTTGTCCTCGGGCACGCCCTGCTGGAGCGGCGTCTTGCGGCAGTTGTTGTACCTCTTATGCGGAGAATTCTCGTAGGAGAATACCTCGACTACTCCCCGCAGCCGGCGCGCCGCGCGTGAATCGACGGCGCGTATCCTCGCGTGCGGGTGCGTGCTGCACGCCAGCTCCAGATAGAGCATCCCCGGCAGTCTGATGTCCGAGGCATATATCATCTCGCCGGTCGTCTTATAGACGGCGTCGTTGATAGGATATGATCTGCCCGCGTAGCTGTAATTTTCTTTCAAGGAAATCCCTCCCGAAGAATCAGTCTGAAAGAGCGACCGTTCCCTTATCCGCGTCGAGCCTGCATAAGACGCCGTCGGCGGCGTTTTCATAAAATTCTCCCGGCAGCCGGTCGACAAGCGGGATCTTCATCAGAATGGCGCAGGTGACGAGGATCGTGTCTGCGTACTCGACGATCATTCCCCCCGGGCTCTTTCCGTTCAGCATCAGCTGATAAAGGCCGTCGAGCTGCACCGAGGAGCTGCCCTTGCCTCCGGGGAAGACGAGGATCTTACCCGAGACGTCGACGCCGTTGAGTGAGTGCCCGTCTTCAATGATCCGTCCCGTCTTCGGGTCGCACATGTAAAAGCAGATGTCGTCGGCCGAAATTAAAAGCTCACCGCCGGCCGCTCCCGCGGCGATCCCGCGGCAGCCGTATTCTTTATCCGGCATTGCATTCAGCCTCCTTCCCGAGAGCCGCGTCAAGACAGCGCGCGAGCGGCATCACG
The window above is part of the Cloacibacillus evryensis DSM 19522 genome. Proteins encoded here:
- a CDS encoding M13-type metalloendopeptidase, which encodes MIKSWTGAFKCALLFAAAFFCVAGSAEAAWVNSDIADFPAGAKAPSYRDDFHRAVNYEWLSTAKIQKGEMLVGSFSEREDEVETQGKKLLRDRSLKSHEAALVQKFHGMLRDWKSRGRLGMEPVLPYIKRIEAIRDLDGLTSYLTDVRDPHFGSVLFDICVTPDNKDATNNTVAIAPTGLLLMDADEYRAKELSDSAKRRKAANDIFIVKLLQKAGYDKARAEAMNDGLFRVEKKLAAQAMGRKELYSPAAQAALYNVRTKEELAKASTRFPLTAAVDSLGSGGSREFVLMQPKWLASLNDLYRPENLEDIKSYLIISTLFSTANLLDRETRGWSVERGNAIMGSSGAVPDEKYAYGMVSAYLGEPLGRLYAERYADPKTKARIEGFIAKVVGYYRNMLHGESWLTESTRNKAVIKLDNLTVRVSHPDKWEDFSALDFKDTKEGGNLVEAVAAIADFKRLRDIKLVNTKVDRSKWDVTPQTVNAYYSGSDNSINIPAGILGGVFYSPAGGEEELLGAIGMVIGHEITHAFDTNGSQYDEKGNFVNWWTEADREAFDERAKKISDYFSTIEVLPGVKADGELVISEAIADLGGISCVTAIGREVPGFDFAKFFKAYARLWRSRKTKEAEEYYLKMDIHPLSYLRTNVNVQQMPEFYAAFDVKPGDGMYLAPEKRIALW
- a CDS encoding HAL/PAL/TAL family ammonia-lyase, producing MEIILTGNDLTVEKVWAIAVEGARAEISREAEAKLEAARTLVYDLARDETPVYGFNRGVGWNKDRKIEADQIDDFNRKLIYSHSLGIAPEASEAEVRAVMAVRLNCLLQGNTGIQPAIARRYAEFLNAGIHPVIPERGSVGEADITLLSHIGLAMIGEGDVNYKGRRISSAEAHKLAGLEPVKLGPKDGLAIVCSNSFSAGQAALALKELKDLADTGEIVSALALEGLNGNTSPLDPSALAARKYRGQQYSAERIRKYLEGSYIYQPDPRRPLQDPLCYRGAAHINGTLRDAVRYAEEALLTQINSTDDNPCVLTEERRMISVSNFEVTSLSTAFELLAIVLSHVSRASCYRMIKLANPELTGLPRFLSHDGGASHCFGTIQKTFTMMDTEIRLLSNPCSVDYMALAGAIEDHANNTPLVVQKLRKAIDNMKYIYGMEMMHACQAVELRKRGQELELGRGTKIAFSEFRKELKLYESDRPLSPDIRKAYEFIDGGVLLKEVRDKFL
- a CDS encoding FAD binding domain-containing protein; its protein translation is MKAAKMLSPANLAELTAALPRMTEKSKVVAGGTDLVVAIKEGRARPDLLLNVLDVKEMRAVLKKADALEIGAAVPFGEIASAEAVRRYFPALADAAAHVGSKQIRNRGTIGGNIGSVSPAGDMLPVLLLYGASLRVAHASGEITERPFASMIEKGRLLPPSGGQVIVSVLLPLPPAGSASAFVKLGSRTEVTIARLSIAMSANFDADGRIASPTVTLGALAKAPIFAREAMTAIAGNYPDEAASARLAAALAREVDEAIPGRASQPYKRHAIRGAAADVFEKIISRRAGAPGTAS
- a CDS encoding (2Fe-2S)-binding protein, which codes for MMISFELNHKKYRMNVDPTKRLVDFLRDEMGLTGTKEGCGEGECGACTVILDKKAVHACLVLTGQINKKSLLTVEGLAQNGEPSPLQKAFIKHGAVQCGYCTPGMLMSASALLMENPRPTEAEVRLALAGNICRCGDYSAIVDAVLDAAEAEARR